The genomic window CGCCAAAACCACCGGCCTCTGGGCAGACAGTCTGGTGGATGCGCAGTACGAACGTGTGCTGACATTCGACCTGTCGAGCGTAGGCCGCAATATCGCCGGCCCCTCGAATCCCCATGCGCGGGTTCCGACCTCCGAGCTTGCCGCCCGCGGCATCTCTGGTACGGTGGAAAACGAGCCCGGCCTGATGCCGGATGGCGCTGTCATTATCGCCGCTATCACCAGCTGCACCAACACCAGCAACCCGCGCAATGTCATTGCCGCAGGCCTGCTGGCGCGCAACGCCAATGCCCGTGGCCTGAGCCGCAAGCCCTGGGTGAAAACCTCCCTGGCGCCGGGCTCCAAAGCGGTGCAGTTGTACCTGGAAGACGCCAAGCTGCTGCCGGAGCTCGAGCAGCTGGGCTTTGGCATCGTCGGTTTTGCCTGCACCACCTGTAACGGCATGAGCGGCGCGCTGGACCCGAAAATCCAGCAGGAAGTCATCGACCGCGACCTCTATGCAACGGCGGTACTGTCAGGTAACCGCAATTTCGATGGCCGCATTCATCCCTATGCCAAGCAGGCCTTCCTGGCTTCACCGCCGCTGGTGGTGGCCTACGCCATCGCCGGAACCATCCGCTTTGATATCGAAAAGGATGTGCTGGGCATCGACAAGGATGGCCAGCCGGTGACACTGAAGGATCTGTGGCCGAGTGATGAAGAGATTGATGCGATTGTGAAGGCCAGCGTCAAGCCTGAGCAGTTCCGCCAGGTCTATATCCCGATGTTCGCCGTCGAGGAGGATAACGGTGAGCAGGTGATGCCGTTGTACGACTGGCGCCCGCAGAGCACCTATATTCGCCGTCCGCCCTACTGGGAAGGCGCCCTGGCCGGCGAACGTACCATGAAAGGCATGCGCCCGCTGGCGGTGCTGGGCGACAACATCACCACCGACCACCTGTCGCCCTCCAATGCGATTCTGCTGGACAGCGCCGCTGGTGCCTACCTGCACAAGATGGGCCTGCCGGAGGTGGACTTCAACTCCTATGCCACCCACCGCGGCGACCACCTGACGGCGCAGCGCGCAACCTTTGCCAACCCGAAACTGTTCAATGAAATGGTGCAGGAAAACGGCAAGGTGAAGCAGGGCTCACTGGCGCGTATCGAGCCCGAAGGCAAGGTCTCCCGCATGTGGGAGGCGATTGAGACTTATATGGAGCGCAAGCAGCCGCTGATCATCGTGGCCGGTGCTGACTATGGCCAGGGATCGTCCCGCGACTGGGCGGCCAAGGGTGTGCGCCTGGCCGGGGTTGAGGTCATTGTGGCCGAAGGCTTCGAGCGTATCCACCGCACCAACCTGGTGGGCATGGGGGTATTGCCGCTGGAGTTTATGCCCGGTGAGAACCGTCATACTTACGCCATCGATGGTACCGAAACCTATGATGTGATCGGCGAACCCACCCCCCGTGCGGAGCTAACGCTGGTGATTAACCGTCGCAACGGTGAGCAGGTCGAGGTGCCGGTGCGCTGCCGCCTGGATACTGCCGAGGAAGTGTCAATCTATGCCGCCGGTGGCGTGCTGCAGCGCTTTGCGCAGGACTTCCTTGAATCTACTCTTAGCGCCTGATCGTTACTCAAAGGGTTTGCGGGGCGCGGTTGCGCGCGCCGCGGGCTCGTCAGGAGCTTTTCACCACGGGACCGCTTTCAAAGGAACAGCTGCCATGGCTCATGTCGCTCAAGTAAAAATTGCCGCTACCTATATGCGTGGCGGCACCAGCAAGGGTGTGTTTTTTAACCTGGATGATCTTCCGGCGTCGGCCCAGACACCGGGCAAGGCGCGTGATGCGCTCTTGCTGCGCGTTATCGGCAGTCCCGATCCCTACGGCAAACAGACCGATGGCATGGGGGGCGCCACTTCCAGCACCAGCAAGACTGTCATCCTGTCCAAAAGCACTCAGCCGGATCACGATGTCGATTACCTGTTCGGCCAGGTCTCTATCGACAAGCCCTTTGTCGACTGGAGCGGCAATTGCGGCAACCTCACCGCGGCGGTCGGCTCCTTTGCCATCAGCAGCGGCCTGGTTGATGCCAGCCGTGTGCCTGAAAACGGTGTCGCCGTTGTGCGGATCTGGCAGGTGAATATCCGCAAGACCATCATCGCCCATGTCCCCATTACGGATGGTGCGGTGCAGGAGACCGGTGACTTTGAACTGGACGGCGTGACCTTCCCGGCGGCGGAAGTGCAGGTCGAGTTCATGGACCCGGCCGACGGCGACGGCGCCATGTTCCCGACCGGTAACCTGGTCGATGAGCTGGAAGTACCGGACGCGGTGGTCGCCGGCGGCGTGATTCGGGCGACCCTGATCAATGCCGGTATACCGACGATCTTCGTCAATGCCTCCGATCTTGGCTACACCGGTACCGAGTTGCAGGATGCCATCAACGGTGATGACCAGGCCCTGGCCCGGTTCGAAACCCTGCGCGCCCATGGTGCGCTGCGCATGGGGCTGATTTCAAATCTGGAGGAAGCCGCCACGCGTCAGCATACGCCCAAGGTGGCCTTTGTCGCGGGTCCTGCCGACTATGTGTCGTCCAGCGGCAAGCCGGTCTCCACTGACGATGCAGACCTGCTGGTGCGGGCACTGTCCATGGGCAAGCTGCACCATGCCATGATGGGGACAGCGGCGGTGGCCATCGGTACGGCGGCGGCGATACCGGGCACCCTGGTGAACCTGGCCGCCGGCGGCGGTGAGCGCCATGCGGTGCGCTTCGGGCACCCCTCTGGCACCCTGCGAGTTGGTGCCCAGGCGACCCGGGTCGATGGCGACTGGGTGGTGCAAAAAGCGGTCATGAGCCGCAGTGCCCGGGTGCTGATGGAAGGCTGGGTGCGTGTGCCGGGCGATGTATTCTGAGGCGCTATCCTGAAGGTTAGGGGGGCGGCCGCCCCCGGGGAGCAGGAAAATGTCCGATACCTTTGATCTGAACGAGCGTCCGGATTACGACCGGGTCATCCAGGATATCGCCGATTATGTGCTGAACTACGAAATCGAGAGCCCGGAGGCGTTGGATACCGCCCGAAACTGCCTGATGGATACCCTGGGATGCGGCTTGCTGGCGCTGCGATTCCCTGAGTGTACCAAGCTCCTGGGACCGATAGTGGAAGGTACGGTCGTGCCCAACGGTGCCCGCGTGCCGGGTACCCGGTTGCGGCTGGATCCGGTCAAGGCGGCCTGGGATATCGGCTGTATCATTCGCTGGCTCGATTACAACGATACTTGGCTTGCGGCCGAGTGGGGTCACCCATCCGACAATCTTGGCGGCATCCTGGCGGTGGCGGACCATCTGTCTCAGGTTCGCAGCGCCCAGGGCAGGGCGCCGTTGATGATGCGTGAGGTGCTCGAGGCCATGATCAAGGCCCACGAGATCCAGGGGGTTATCGCGCTGGAAAACTCATTTAACCGCGTTGGTCTCTGCCACGTGCTGCTGGTCCGCGTCGCCTCCACGGCGGTGGTGACCAAACTGATGGGTGGCGACCGCGATACTATCATGGCAGCGCTGTCCCAGGCCTGGGTCGATGGTTCGGCGCTGCGGACCTATCGTCACGCGCCGAATGCCGGATCCCGAAAGTCCTGGGCGGCGGGGGACGCCACCTCCCGCGCCGTGCGACTGGCGGACCT from Marinobacterium aestuarii includes these protein-coding regions:
- the prpF gene encoding 2-methylaconitate cis-trans isomerase PrpF yields the protein MAHVAQVKIAATYMRGGTSKGVFFNLDDLPASAQTPGKARDALLLRVIGSPDPYGKQTDGMGGATSSTSKTVILSKSTQPDHDVDYLFGQVSIDKPFVDWSGNCGNLTAAVGSFAISSGLVDASRVPENGVAVVRIWQVNIRKTIIAHVPITDGAVQETGDFELDGVTFPAAEVQVEFMDPADGDGAMFPTGNLVDELEVPDAVVAGGVIRATLINAGIPTIFVNASDLGYTGTELQDAINGDDQALARFETLRAHGALRMGLISNLEEAATRQHTPKVAFVAGPADYVSSSGKPVSTDDADLLVRALSMGKLHHAMMGTAAVAIGTAAAIPGTLVNLAAGGGERHAVRFGHPSGTLRVGAQATRVDGDWVVQKAVMSRSARVLMEGWVRVPGDVF
- the acnD gene encoding Fe/S-dependent 2-methylisocitrate dehydratase AcnD, giving the protein MNTQYRKSLPGTDLDYFDTRAAVEAIQPGAYAQLPYTSRVLAENLVRRCDPATLTDSLKQFIERRRDLDFPWYPARVVCHDILGQTALVDLAGLRDAIAEQGGDPSKVNPVVPTQLIVDHSLAVEHGGFEKDAFDKNRSIEDRRNEDRFHFINWTKKAFKNVDVIPPGNGIMHQINLEKMSPVIQAREGVAFPDTLVGTDSHTPHVDALGVIAIGVGGLEAESVMLGRASWMRLPDIIGVELTGTRQPGITATDIVLAVTEFLRAQKVVSSYLEFFGEGVAALTLGDRATISNMTPEFGASAAMFYIDDQTIDYLRITGRDDDQVKLVENYAKTTGLWADSLVDAQYERVLTFDLSSVGRNIAGPSNPHARVPTSELAARGISGTVENEPGLMPDGAVIIAAITSCTNTSNPRNVIAAGLLARNANARGLSRKPWVKTSLAPGSKAVQLYLEDAKLLPELEQLGFGIVGFACTTCNGMSGALDPKIQQEVIDRDLYATAVLSGNRNFDGRIHPYAKQAFLASPPLVVAYAIAGTIRFDIEKDVLGIDKDGQPVTLKDLWPSDEEIDAIVKASVKPEQFRQVYIPMFAVEEDNGEQVMPLYDWRPQSTYIRRPPYWEGALAGERTMKGMRPLAVLGDNITTDHLSPSNAILLDSAAGAYLHKMGLPEVDFNSYATHRGDHLTAQRATFANPKLFNEMVQENGKVKQGSLARIEPEGKVSRMWEAIETYMERKQPLIIVAGADYGQGSSRDWAAKGVRLAGVEVIVAEGFERIHRTNLVGMGVLPLEFMPGENRHTYAIDGTETYDVIGEPTPRAELTLVINRRNGEQVEVPVRCRLDTAEEVSIYAAGGVLQRFAQDFLESTLSA